A portion of the Etheostoma cragini isolate CJK2018 chromosome 13, CSU_Ecrag_1.0, whole genome shotgun sequence genome contains these proteins:
- the trim37 gene encoding E3 ubiquitin-protein ligase TRIM37 isoform X1: protein MDEQSVESIAEVFRCFICMEKLRDARLCPHCSKLCCFSCIRRWLTEQRAQCPHCRAPLQLRELVNCRWAEEVTQQLDTLQLCNLTKHEDNDKDRCENHHEKLSVFCWTCKKCICHQCALWGGMHGGHTFKPLVEIYEQHVTKVKEEVAKLRRRLMELISLVQEVERNVEAVRGAKDERVREIRNAVEMMIARLDNQLKNKLITLMGQKTSLTQETELLESLLQEVEHQLHSCSKSELISKSPEILLMFQQVHRKPMQSFVTTPVPPDFTSELVPAYDSSTFVLVNFSTLRQRADPVYSPPLQISGLCWRLKVYPDGNGVVRGNYLSVFLELSAGLPETSKYEYRVEMVHQASSDPTKNIIREFASDFEVGECWGYNRFFRLDLLASEGYLNMQTDTLVLRYQVRSPTFFQKCRDQYWYISQLESAQSGYIQQINNLKERLAIELFRRQTSRSSSPPEMRLTAGTTASERDPRSVKSDDDIQTTLTNAKKGEEEERTQHDDSNELSDGDLEVDCLTEEEVNPLDGSSTSGSSTATSNTEENDIDEETMSGENDVDFIGNLEAEEGELPDDLAGATGGSSSISLCALHRSAAAPRGASSSGAAVGAVGQGSNSLLDIDPVILIQLLDLKERNSVESLWGLQPRPPVSLLHSQAHSHSRKERERRPQVVRRSAPDSGVLIRLKAQMAEVRSKMSDVKSQVLEARGTGEPRPGLCGGFSAEEVPSHHADSDLSACRKPSELELLGRAAAARSRPCRPARKSLSPVLDSSSSLVVKRRSPEGTEKDLRGGNVATELSLHLKDGLGGAEGVLKADTTQGPLVSLCSSSSEQQASTSKQQYSVEQQLYAASGSRDDIFSLEGPSYMTASKNCGSRSLGAAMLPCEPESSGNSHHSLLEGPSAQPQTNPDQSASVLVAATSSDSDSEDEALQSNNSRYDNQTPPCTVCSDVELAEGAWLYRLD, encoded by the exons ATGGACGAACAAAGTGTTGAG AGCATTGCCGAGGTGTTTCGCTGCTTCATCTGCATGGAGAAACTGAGGGATGCTCGTCTCTGCCCACACTGCTCCAAACTCTGCTGCTTCAGCTGCATAAGA CGGTGGTTGACGGAGCAGAGAGCCCAGTGTCCACACTGTCG GGCTCCGCTTCAGTTAAGGGAGCTGGTCAACTGTCGCTGGGCAGAAGAGGTCACTCAGCAACTGGACACCCTGCAGCTCTGTAACCTCACCAAGCATGAGGACAACGACAAGGACAG ATGTGAGAACCACCACGAGAAGctgagtgttttctgttggaccTGTAAGAAATGCATCTGTCACCAGTGTGCTCTCTGGGGAGGCATG CATGGCGGACACACCTTCAAGCCTCTGGTGGAGATCTACGAGCAGCACGTGACCAAGGTGAAGGAGGAAGTTGCCAAGCTCCGCCGCCGCCTCATGGAGCTCATCAGTCTGGTGCAGGAAGTG gAGAGGAACGTGGAGGCTGTCAGGGGAGCGAAGGATGAGAGGGTCAGAGAGATCCGAAACGCTGTGGAGATGATGATCGCTCGTCTGGACAACCAGCTCAAGAATAAACTCATCACACTCATGG GCCAGAAGACGTCTTTGACCCaggagacggagctgctggagtCCCTCCTGCAGGAGGTGGAGCATCAG CTTCACTCGTGCAGTAAGAGTGAACTGATCTCCAAGAGCCCAGAGATCCTGCTCATGTTCCAGCAGGTCCATCGGAAACCCATGCAGTCCTTCGTCACCACGCCGGTCCCTCCAGACTTCACCAG TGAGCTGGTTCCTGCCTATGACTCTAGCACTTTTGTTCTGGTCAACTTCAG caCCCTGAGGCAGCGGGCTGACCCAGTCTACAGCCCTCCTCTGCAGATATCTGGGCTTTGCTGGAGACTCAAAGTCTACCCA GACGGTAACGGTGTGGTCCGTGGAAACTACCTGTCTGTGTTCTTGGAACTGTCTGCTGGACTCCCTGAAACCTCAAA GTATGAGTACCGTGTGGAGATGGTCCATCAGGCCTCCAGTGACCCAACCAAGAACATCATTCGGGAGTTTGCCTCTGACTTTGAGGTTGGGGAATGCTGGGGCTACAACCGCTTCTTCAGACTGGACCTTCTGGCCAGTGAGGGCTACCTGAACATGCAGACGGACACACTGGTCCTCCG CTACCAGGTTCGCTCACCCACCTTCTTCCAGAAGTGCAGAGATCAGTACTGGTACATCAGCCAGCTGGAGTCAGCCCAGAGCGGCTACATCCAGCAGATCAACAACCTCAAAGAG AGGTTGGCCATCGAGCTGTTTCGCCGTCAGACGTCTCGCAGCTCCTCGCCCCCCGAGATGAGGCTTACCGCAGGCACCACAGCCTCCGAAAGAGACCCTCGCTCTGTGAAGAGCGACGACGACATCCAGACCACTTTGACTAACGCTAAAAAAGgcgaagaagaagagaggacgCAGCATGATGACTCAAAT GAGCTGTCGGATGGGGACCTGGAGGTGGACTGTCTGACCGAAGAGGAGGTGAACCCGCTGGATGGCAGCAGCACCTCAGGGAGCTCCACAGCCACCAGCAACACCGAGGAGAACGACATAGATGAGGAGACCAT GTCAGGAGAGAATGATGTAGACTTTATTGGGAACCTGGAGGCCGAGGAAGGAGAGCTTCCTGATGACTTGGCGGGAGCAACCG GTGGCTCCAGCTCCATTTCCTTGTGTGCCTTACATCGCAGTGCTGCTGCCCCTCGCGGTGCCAGTAGTAGCGGAGCGGCTGTTGGTGCTGTTGGTCAAGGAAGCAACAGCCTCCTGGATATCGACCCGGTCATTCTGATCCAGCTGCTGGATCTAAAGGAGCGCAACAGCGTGGAGTCCCTGTGGGGCCTCCAGCCTCGGCCTCCCGTATCTCTGCTGCACAGCCAAG cTCATTCTCACTCCAGGAAAGAACGAGAGCGGCGGCCTCAGGTGGTGCGACGATCGGCTCCAGACTCGGGGGTCCTGATCCGCCTCAAGGCCCAGATGGCAGAGGTCCGCAGCAAGATGTCTGACGTCAAGAGTCAAGTGCTGGAGGCTCGCGGGACTGGAGAGCCCCGGCCTGGTCTATGCGGGGGCTTCAGTGCAGAGGAAGTACCCTCTCATCATGCTGATTCAGATTTGTCAGCTTGTCGTAAGCCCAGTGAGCTGGAGCTGCTGGGGAGGGCAGCTGCAGCTCGGTCCAGGCCCTGCCGCCCTG CCAGGAAATCTCTGTCTCCTGTCCTGGACAGCAGCAGCTCTCTGGTGGTGAAGAGGAGGAGTCCAGAGGGGACAGAGAAGGACCTGAGGGGGGGCAACGTGGCCACAGAGCTCAGCCTGCATCTTAAAGACGGGCTGGGAGGTGCAGAGG GTGTGCTGAAGGCAGACACCACCCAGGGCCCCCTTGTGTCTCTCTGCAGCTCCTCGTCAGAGCAGCAGGCTTCAACCTCCAAGCAGCAGTATTCGGTGGAGCAGCAGCTGTACGCGGCCTCGGGGTCCAGGGACGACATCTTCTCCTTGGAAGGGCCGAGCTACATGACTGCCAGCAAGAACTGTGGCAGTAGGAGCCTGGG GGCAGCCATGTTGCCGTGTGAACCTGAAAGCTCAGGAAACTCCCATCATTCCCTGCTGGAGGGACCGTCTGCACAGCCACAGACAAATCCAG ATCAGTCGGCGTCTGTCCTGGTGGCAGCAACAAGCAGCGACAGTGACTCTGAGGACGAGGCTCTGCAGAGCAACAACTCTCGCTATGACAACCAGACTCCTCCCtgcacag
- the trim37 gene encoding E3 ubiquitin-protein ligase TRIM37 isoform X3 — protein MDEQSVESIAEVFRCFICMEKLRDARLCPHCSKLCCFSCIRRWLTEQRAQCPHCRAPLQLRELVNCRWAEEVTQQLDTLQLCNLTKHEDNDKDRCENHHEKLSVFCWTCKKCICHQCALWGGMHGGHTFKPLVEIYEQHVTKVKEEVAKLRRRLMELISLVQEVERNVEAVRGAKDERVREIRNAVEMMIARLDNQLKNKLITLMGQKTSLTQETELLESLLQEVEHQLHSCSKSELISKSPEILLMFQQVHRKPMQSFVTTPVPPDFTSELVPAYDSSTFVLVNFSTLRQRADPVYSPPLQISGLCWRLKVYPDGNGVVRGNYLSVFLELSAGLPETSKYEYRVEMVHQASSDPTKNIIREFASDFEVGECWGYNRFFRLDLLASEGYLNMQTDTLVLRYQVRSPTFFQKCRDQYWYISQLESAQSGYIQQINNLKERLAIELFRRQTSRSSSPPEMRLTAGTTASERDPRSVKSDDDIQTTLTNAKKGEEEERTQHDDSNELSDGDLEVDCLTEEEVNPLDGSSTSGSSTATSNTEENDIDEETMSGENDVDFIGNLEAEEGELPDDLAGATGGSSSISLCALHRSAAAPRGASSSGAAVGAVGQGSNSLLDIDPVILIQLLDLKERNSVESLWGLQPRPPVSLLHSQAHSHSRKERERRPQVVRRSAPDSGVLIRLKAQMAEVRSKMSDVKSQVLEARGTGEPRPGLCGGFSAEEVPSHHADSDLSACRKPSELELLGRAAAARSRPCRPARKSLSPVLDSSSSLVVKRRSPEGTEKDLRGGNVATELSLHLKDGLGGAEDQSASVLVAATSSDSDSEDEALQSNNSRYDNQTPPCTVCSDVELAEGAWLYRLD, from the exons ATGGACGAACAAAGTGTTGAG AGCATTGCCGAGGTGTTTCGCTGCTTCATCTGCATGGAGAAACTGAGGGATGCTCGTCTCTGCCCACACTGCTCCAAACTCTGCTGCTTCAGCTGCATAAGA CGGTGGTTGACGGAGCAGAGAGCCCAGTGTCCACACTGTCG GGCTCCGCTTCAGTTAAGGGAGCTGGTCAACTGTCGCTGGGCAGAAGAGGTCACTCAGCAACTGGACACCCTGCAGCTCTGTAACCTCACCAAGCATGAGGACAACGACAAGGACAG ATGTGAGAACCACCACGAGAAGctgagtgttttctgttggaccTGTAAGAAATGCATCTGTCACCAGTGTGCTCTCTGGGGAGGCATG CATGGCGGACACACCTTCAAGCCTCTGGTGGAGATCTACGAGCAGCACGTGACCAAGGTGAAGGAGGAAGTTGCCAAGCTCCGCCGCCGCCTCATGGAGCTCATCAGTCTGGTGCAGGAAGTG gAGAGGAACGTGGAGGCTGTCAGGGGAGCGAAGGATGAGAGGGTCAGAGAGATCCGAAACGCTGTGGAGATGATGATCGCTCGTCTGGACAACCAGCTCAAGAATAAACTCATCACACTCATGG GCCAGAAGACGTCTTTGACCCaggagacggagctgctggagtCCCTCCTGCAGGAGGTGGAGCATCAG CTTCACTCGTGCAGTAAGAGTGAACTGATCTCCAAGAGCCCAGAGATCCTGCTCATGTTCCAGCAGGTCCATCGGAAACCCATGCAGTCCTTCGTCACCACGCCGGTCCCTCCAGACTTCACCAG TGAGCTGGTTCCTGCCTATGACTCTAGCACTTTTGTTCTGGTCAACTTCAG caCCCTGAGGCAGCGGGCTGACCCAGTCTACAGCCCTCCTCTGCAGATATCTGGGCTTTGCTGGAGACTCAAAGTCTACCCA GACGGTAACGGTGTGGTCCGTGGAAACTACCTGTCTGTGTTCTTGGAACTGTCTGCTGGACTCCCTGAAACCTCAAA GTATGAGTACCGTGTGGAGATGGTCCATCAGGCCTCCAGTGACCCAACCAAGAACATCATTCGGGAGTTTGCCTCTGACTTTGAGGTTGGGGAATGCTGGGGCTACAACCGCTTCTTCAGACTGGACCTTCTGGCCAGTGAGGGCTACCTGAACATGCAGACGGACACACTGGTCCTCCG CTACCAGGTTCGCTCACCCACCTTCTTCCAGAAGTGCAGAGATCAGTACTGGTACATCAGCCAGCTGGAGTCAGCCCAGAGCGGCTACATCCAGCAGATCAACAACCTCAAAGAG AGGTTGGCCATCGAGCTGTTTCGCCGTCAGACGTCTCGCAGCTCCTCGCCCCCCGAGATGAGGCTTACCGCAGGCACCACAGCCTCCGAAAGAGACCCTCGCTCTGTGAAGAGCGACGACGACATCCAGACCACTTTGACTAACGCTAAAAAAGgcgaagaagaagagaggacgCAGCATGATGACTCAAAT GAGCTGTCGGATGGGGACCTGGAGGTGGACTGTCTGACCGAAGAGGAGGTGAACCCGCTGGATGGCAGCAGCACCTCAGGGAGCTCCACAGCCACCAGCAACACCGAGGAGAACGACATAGATGAGGAGACCAT GTCAGGAGAGAATGATGTAGACTTTATTGGGAACCTGGAGGCCGAGGAAGGAGAGCTTCCTGATGACTTGGCGGGAGCAACCG GTGGCTCCAGCTCCATTTCCTTGTGTGCCTTACATCGCAGTGCTGCTGCCCCTCGCGGTGCCAGTAGTAGCGGAGCGGCTGTTGGTGCTGTTGGTCAAGGAAGCAACAGCCTCCTGGATATCGACCCGGTCATTCTGATCCAGCTGCTGGATCTAAAGGAGCGCAACAGCGTGGAGTCCCTGTGGGGCCTCCAGCCTCGGCCTCCCGTATCTCTGCTGCACAGCCAAG cTCATTCTCACTCCAGGAAAGAACGAGAGCGGCGGCCTCAGGTGGTGCGACGATCGGCTCCAGACTCGGGGGTCCTGATCCGCCTCAAGGCCCAGATGGCAGAGGTCCGCAGCAAGATGTCTGACGTCAAGAGTCAAGTGCTGGAGGCTCGCGGGACTGGAGAGCCCCGGCCTGGTCTATGCGGGGGCTTCAGTGCAGAGGAAGTACCCTCTCATCATGCTGATTCAGATTTGTCAGCTTGTCGTAAGCCCAGTGAGCTGGAGCTGCTGGGGAGGGCAGCTGCAGCTCGGTCCAGGCCCTGCCGCCCTG CCAGGAAATCTCTGTCTCCTGTCCTGGACAGCAGCAGCTCTCTGGTGGTGAAGAGGAGGAGTCCAGAGGGGACAGAGAAGGACCTGAGGGGGGGCAACGTGGCCACAGAGCTCAGCCTGCATCTTAAAGACGGGCTGGGAGGTGCAGAGG ATCAGTCGGCGTCTGTCCTGGTGGCAGCAACAAGCAGCGACAGTGACTCTGAGGACGAGGCTCTGCAGAGCAACAACTCTCGCTATGACAACCAGACTCCTCCCtgcacag
- the trim37 gene encoding E3 ubiquitin-protein ligase TRIM37 isoform X2 has protein sequence MDEQSVESIAEVFRCFICMEKLRDARLCPHCSKLCCFSCIRRWLTEQRAQCPHCRAPLQLRELVNCRWAEEVTQQLDTLQLCNLTKHEDNDKDRCENHHEKLSVFCWTCKKCICHQCALWGGMHGGHTFKPLVEIYEQHVTKVKEEVAKLRRRLMELISLVQEVERNVEAVRGAKDERVREIRNAVEMMIARLDNQLKNKLITLMGQKTSLTQETELLESLLQEVEHQLHSCSKSELISKSPEILLMFQQVHRKPMQSFVTTPVPPDFTSELVPAYDSSTFVLVNFSTLRQRADPVYSPPLQISGLCWRLKVYPDGNGVVRGNYLSVFLELSAGLPETSKYEYRVEMVHQASSDPTKNIIREFASDFEVGECWGYNRFFRLDLLASEGYLNMQTDTLVLRYQVRSPTFFQKCRDQYWYISQLESAQSGYIQQINNLKERLAIELFRRQTSRSSSPPEMRLTAGTTASERDPRSVKSDDDIQTTLTNAKKGEEEERTQHDDSNELSDGDLEVDCLTEEEVNPLDGSSTSGSSTATSNTEENDIDEETMSGENDVDFIGNLEAEEGELPDDLAGATGGSSSISLCALHRSAAAPRGASSSGAAVGAVGQGSNSLLDIDPVILIQLLDLKERNSVESLWGLQPRPPVSLLHSQAHSHSRKERERRPQVVRRSAPDSGVLIRLKAQMAEVRSKMSDVKSQVLEARGTGEPRPGLCGGFSAEEVPSHHADSDLSACRKPSELELLGRAAAARSRPCRPARKSLSPVLDSSSSLVVKRRSPEGTEKDLRGGNVATELSLHLKDGLGGAEGVLKADTTQGPLVSLCSSSSEQQASTSKQQYSVEQQLYAASGSRDDIFSLEGPSYMTASKNCGSRSLGAAMLPCEPESSGNSHHSLLEGPSAQPQTNPDQSASVLVAATSSDSDSEDEALQSNNSRYDNQTPPCTGEQLLSDDMSLPADR, from the exons ATGGACGAACAAAGTGTTGAG AGCATTGCCGAGGTGTTTCGCTGCTTCATCTGCATGGAGAAACTGAGGGATGCTCGTCTCTGCCCACACTGCTCCAAACTCTGCTGCTTCAGCTGCATAAGA CGGTGGTTGACGGAGCAGAGAGCCCAGTGTCCACACTGTCG GGCTCCGCTTCAGTTAAGGGAGCTGGTCAACTGTCGCTGGGCAGAAGAGGTCACTCAGCAACTGGACACCCTGCAGCTCTGTAACCTCACCAAGCATGAGGACAACGACAAGGACAG ATGTGAGAACCACCACGAGAAGctgagtgttttctgttggaccTGTAAGAAATGCATCTGTCACCAGTGTGCTCTCTGGGGAGGCATG CATGGCGGACACACCTTCAAGCCTCTGGTGGAGATCTACGAGCAGCACGTGACCAAGGTGAAGGAGGAAGTTGCCAAGCTCCGCCGCCGCCTCATGGAGCTCATCAGTCTGGTGCAGGAAGTG gAGAGGAACGTGGAGGCTGTCAGGGGAGCGAAGGATGAGAGGGTCAGAGAGATCCGAAACGCTGTGGAGATGATGATCGCTCGTCTGGACAACCAGCTCAAGAATAAACTCATCACACTCATGG GCCAGAAGACGTCTTTGACCCaggagacggagctgctggagtCCCTCCTGCAGGAGGTGGAGCATCAG CTTCACTCGTGCAGTAAGAGTGAACTGATCTCCAAGAGCCCAGAGATCCTGCTCATGTTCCAGCAGGTCCATCGGAAACCCATGCAGTCCTTCGTCACCACGCCGGTCCCTCCAGACTTCACCAG TGAGCTGGTTCCTGCCTATGACTCTAGCACTTTTGTTCTGGTCAACTTCAG caCCCTGAGGCAGCGGGCTGACCCAGTCTACAGCCCTCCTCTGCAGATATCTGGGCTTTGCTGGAGACTCAAAGTCTACCCA GACGGTAACGGTGTGGTCCGTGGAAACTACCTGTCTGTGTTCTTGGAACTGTCTGCTGGACTCCCTGAAACCTCAAA GTATGAGTACCGTGTGGAGATGGTCCATCAGGCCTCCAGTGACCCAACCAAGAACATCATTCGGGAGTTTGCCTCTGACTTTGAGGTTGGGGAATGCTGGGGCTACAACCGCTTCTTCAGACTGGACCTTCTGGCCAGTGAGGGCTACCTGAACATGCAGACGGACACACTGGTCCTCCG CTACCAGGTTCGCTCACCCACCTTCTTCCAGAAGTGCAGAGATCAGTACTGGTACATCAGCCAGCTGGAGTCAGCCCAGAGCGGCTACATCCAGCAGATCAACAACCTCAAAGAG AGGTTGGCCATCGAGCTGTTTCGCCGTCAGACGTCTCGCAGCTCCTCGCCCCCCGAGATGAGGCTTACCGCAGGCACCACAGCCTCCGAAAGAGACCCTCGCTCTGTGAAGAGCGACGACGACATCCAGACCACTTTGACTAACGCTAAAAAAGgcgaagaagaagagaggacgCAGCATGATGACTCAAAT GAGCTGTCGGATGGGGACCTGGAGGTGGACTGTCTGACCGAAGAGGAGGTGAACCCGCTGGATGGCAGCAGCACCTCAGGGAGCTCCACAGCCACCAGCAACACCGAGGAGAACGACATAGATGAGGAGACCAT GTCAGGAGAGAATGATGTAGACTTTATTGGGAACCTGGAGGCCGAGGAAGGAGAGCTTCCTGATGACTTGGCGGGAGCAACCG GTGGCTCCAGCTCCATTTCCTTGTGTGCCTTACATCGCAGTGCTGCTGCCCCTCGCGGTGCCAGTAGTAGCGGAGCGGCTGTTGGTGCTGTTGGTCAAGGAAGCAACAGCCTCCTGGATATCGACCCGGTCATTCTGATCCAGCTGCTGGATCTAAAGGAGCGCAACAGCGTGGAGTCCCTGTGGGGCCTCCAGCCTCGGCCTCCCGTATCTCTGCTGCACAGCCAAG cTCATTCTCACTCCAGGAAAGAACGAGAGCGGCGGCCTCAGGTGGTGCGACGATCGGCTCCAGACTCGGGGGTCCTGATCCGCCTCAAGGCCCAGATGGCAGAGGTCCGCAGCAAGATGTCTGACGTCAAGAGTCAAGTGCTGGAGGCTCGCGGGACTGGAGAGCCCCGGCCTGGTCTATGCGGGGGCTTCAGTGCAGAGGAAGTACCCTCTCATCATGCTGATTCAGATTTGTCAGCTTGTCGTAAGCCCAGTGAGCTGGAGCTGCTGGGGAGGGCAGCTGCAGCTCGGTCCAGGCCCTGCCGCCCTG CCAGGAAATCTCTGTCTCCTGTCCTGGACAGCAGCAGCTCTCTGGTGGTGAAGAGGAGGAGTCCAGAGGGGACAGAGAAGGACCTGAGGGGGGGCAACGTGGCCACAGAGCTCAGCCTGCATCTTAAAGACGGGCTGGGAGGTGCAGAGG GTGTGCTGAAGGCAGACACCACCCAGGGCCCCCTTGTGTCTCTCTGCAGCTCCTCGTCAGAGCAGCAGGCTTCAACCTCCAAGCAGCAGTATTCGGTGGAGCAGCAGCTGTACGCGGCCTCGGGGTCCAGGGACGACATCTTCTCCTTGGAAGGGCCGAGCTACATGACTGCCAGCAAGAACTGTGGCAGTAGGAGCCTGGG GGCAGCCATGTTGCCGTGTGAACCTGAAAGCTCAGGAAACTCCCATCATTCCCTGCTGGAGGGACCGTCTGCACAGCCACAGACAAATCCAG ATCAGTCGGCGTCTGTCCTGGTGGCAGCAACAAGCAGCGACAGTGACTCTGAGGACGAGGCTCTGCAGAGCAACAACTCTCGCTATGACAACCAGACTCCTCCCtgcacag GAGAGCAGCTTCTGTCTGACGACATGAGTCTGCCCGCCGACAGGTGA